ATATTTATTGTCCACATAATTCAATATGAATTATCAAGAGGcaatattcaaaatatgttaTACCATTTTCTCCTTAATTTTCCCCTTGGGTTTTTAAAGGGagttttcataacatatcaatattattattatttcctcaatatttttcccacagggtttttggaggaaattacaAGATTACAAGATTCCATGATGATTCGAGATTATACAAATCAACGAagcaaattgatcaagggcgagtgttgagaataattatttatgatcaattagATTAATAATTAGTTAGTTAATGATTAATTATGCAGTGGGTTATGTAACTGTTCGTGTCCCAAATTTTCCACGTGAAGGTAAAAGTTtgggacaccaatgcatgtattggtgcATCTTCACCCTGTataaatatcatcatcaatcaatggAATAGAACAAGAATTTCATTTTAACAGTTTTCCTTTTGACTCGACGCTGCAGCTTTTAACGCGCGAGAAGCCTCCACCCGGGACCCTTGGCGGCGGCACGATAGCACTCCAGAAGGGAGAAGATATCTtaatcctaatttttttttaaaatttcaaaataaattgagtCGTTTCATAACAGATGTGTTTACCATGTCACAGCATATGaaatccaaattcattatatgcatacaaaaataaaaagaaacaaatccAGATGTGAGTAGGtcgaaaaagacaaaaacacaaaagacaaaattTCTGACACTATTTATGTTTGCATTtgccttttttgtttctctctgtgtataatgaatttggagttgaaactTTGTGCCATGGTAGGCACATATGTTATGAACCCactcaatttattttgaaatttttgaaaacttttccGTCGTTGAATCAACaggaaaaagaccaaaaacaCGAAAAGGCGTGCCGTGAGAACCACCGATTCCATGGCATAGTTTGCAACGCCTGCACTAGGACGATGAAAGAATCAGGACACCAATCTTCTAGACGACAGCGTCTCCCTCGCCAACACGCCACCGAGAAGCACACAAAAagctaacaaaaaaaaggtaacAAAACTTGATGCCAGACATTGATCCGTGGTTACCCTCGTCTTTGAAGGCCAGATTGGCCGtgagagacgaggggaaccgcTGAAGATTGAAACTTACTCGAAGACGACGTGATGGACATGGTTTTCTTTCTGGCTGCCTGCTCGTACTCTATCTcttaggctggtcatagtgggaAGTAACATAGAGTAGTAACATGTATATGTTACAGTCTAAGTTATTACCTCCACagtgggtagtaacatatatgtggtgccatgcattgtgtcatttattaggtTATAGACTCATCTTGTTTtggtttgtgtgatgttatggcaACATATCTAGGTACCAccttcctctctttcttcattcaataccatgccatgtcaccaaaatgccTAGTTGGCATCTTATCTTACTGCCTAagttactcccactatgagCAGCCTTACTATCACACCTGGTCCATCTATAAAGACATGTACCCCTTTATTTCCCGGCGGCCCAGGTACGGACATCAAAACGGTCGAATGGTTCATGAAGTGTACACCAAATCCTGGGCCATTTCCGGGGCGGTCGCAATAATTGGCCCGTGTCGCATGGATTGGTGGGCAGGATTTGGACCGATACAAATAGGCCTCCATCCCGATACTAATAGTGTGCAGCCCACCAGGTCCAGTGGATGGCGAAAACGATGGCCTAGATTTGGTCCACCAAGGATCCCGGGACTCACACAGAATATTCGCGAGAAGCCAAGGTAcataagggcatctccaagacCAAGACTCCAAGAGCGAGCTTTCATTTGTCTaccccatttgtccatttgagtAGTGTTTGGACAAACGGGGGTGaaaaaaatactccatccgtttcatatttcttgtcgaaatattacatgtatctagacgctttttaaaaatagatacattcatttttgagcaaatttgagacaagaattatgaaacggagggagtatcatattGTCTAATGGGAATCCCCATTTGTCCATCTATTGAATTTTTGACACATGGGTCAAATAGACAAGTGGACAAGTTTTAAATAAGTTTTACACAAATGGGGACTCCTTCTCTCCCCAAATTTATGGAAGAAATGGAGGATGTGGACACCTTTTAGACAAATGAGGATCCTCATTGCATTGTATGTCCATGGATACTCAAATTGACAAATTGAGAGGGTTTGGGGtgcccttggagatgccctaagtCCCTTGGATATCCAAGCAGCGAAGGAACGGTGGATTAGGGCGATTCTAGCGCTAGGCCGGACAGATCTGTTTCAAGGCGGACAGACCAAACGTCGGCGGGACCATTCCCAAACCAAATCTGGGCTGGGTATGCGTCTCCACGGACAACGAACAAGTCAAAACTTTTTAGCTTCCCTGGCACCTGACTACCCGCCAGTAGCACATCGACCCCCACTTCGGTTTTATTAAATGGGGACCTCATCGTCCCCATTACCCCACCCCACACCACTCGCTCTTAGTccctaaaaccctagggttcgGCACCCCCTTTTACTGATGAGCAGATCCGCGGTCATGAACCCGTCGCCGTCGGCTCCTTTTGTGTTCTCCACGAATGTGGGCGGCCACTGGATTCCCCATCCCGGCTGGGCAACACTGCCAGTTGGCCGGGGAGCTGTGGCTTCGGGCTGTCGGACTCGTGCAGCCCCGAGGTGCAGCGTCGCCGGCTTGCTCGTGCGTCGGGACCCGGAACCCGAGATGGAGGACGAAGAGGCGATGGAGATCAAGGAGAAGATGGAGATCGAGTTCTCAGAGAGCTCCCGCGCTGCCATCACCTGCCCCCATTTTCGTGCGCGTGTATCTGACGAGAAAGAGGAGGAGCACTTGATCGCCTACGCATGTAAGGAGTCGCTGAAGACCAGATCCGAGAAGGACGCCCGACAGGTGGCATTCGGCGCGGAGGAGCTCGTGCGGGGATTCGACGCTGAGAAGGAGCACGGGGGGAAGATAGGGGACTGGCGCTGCTCCAGACGCTCGTCCCGGCTCCAACCAGGAGGCTGGTTAAGCCGGTGCGCGTTGTAGCTGGCAGGCCCATGTACTGCTCTTCTCCTCCCGCCGAAGCACTAAATTGATAGCACATCAACCACGCCTTGCATCATTTTGGTGGGATCAATTTGGTGTTTCAGCAGCAGGCGAAGAGAAGTGGGAAAGGTGGTTGTTCACAAAGTGTGTACGGAAGGTAGGTTTTGGGGCTATCGGAGTATTGTAGCAAGTTTACTATCAATAAATTTTAGCAATTTTATCATATTTCATCAATGAAGAATTGTAGCAAGTTCGTCAAATTTTAGCTTGCCATGGTTCCCATTTGGGTCGCCCCGGCGCACTCTACAACCCGAACAGACTTAGGTCAGACAAGGACCTGTTTCTCGTAGAGAGGCCCCAAGTGTCTCGGGTTTTGCTAAATACCCCCGACACTCACTTTCTCGCATAGTTACTCTTAAAAGGCATGGTTTTTCCCCGAAAAACCTCTAAAACTCCAGTTTTCCGCAAGAAAAACAACCGAGAGTATCAGTTTCCCGCAAAGAAACCTACcaagatgtttttttcttgaaaaaccTCTAAGCTCAAGTTTTCCTCAAGAAAATTATCGGGAGTTTCAGTTTCCCGCAAGGAAACCtaccaagatttttttttaaaaccctCTAAGGCTTTGATTTTCCACAAGAAAAGTTTCGAGAATCTCAGTTTCCCGCAAGGAAACATTCCAAGATGGTTTTCCCCTGAAAAACCTCCAAGGCTCGAGATTTCCGTGAGAAAATTATCGAGGGTCTCTGTTTCTCGTAGAGAACCCTATCAAAATCACCGGTTCTTACAAGAGAATTACTCGAAGCCTAAAGAGTGACATGAAGACGATAAGTTTTCGAGTGAAGGTTGACCCGGAGGCATTCCAGATGCCTCCATCTCAAGGGGGTTACTATTGTACTAAAAAATCCACTAAATGGGttgggccgtaaatcctacgtagGGGATAACAattcaacatttttttactCCGGTCAACATGCTAACAAGGTTTGGTCAAGACTGCAAGGCTCCGTTCAAAGGAAGTCAAAAAGTCAAGCCTTCATGCCATGATCAAAGTAGTAGAAGGGCCTGAGTGGGAGACAGGAAAAGAGATGAGGGGGCTACAAGCAAGAAAGGTAAAAGGTGGAGGGTTGAGGCATATGGTCCATAGTGGACCATTGACCACCCTCGTTTTCCCACTTGGtccacacaaaagttatgtatCAATTAAAATAGCTATATCATATTTTCGAGCCAAACTCGGAACCTTTTCTTAATGCCATTTGgctatttttatttatcaaTTAAAATAGCTACACCATTTATAATCATCTTAGATTAGGAATGACACCGGCCCACTGAGTATGGCAATGGGCAAAAACTCCCCATATCCTTGTCCGTTGCCCGTACTCATACCTACCAACATGTATTTTTCCCATATCCATCATCCGTCAGGGTAAACGGGTACCCACAGATAAGAATGTCCATGTTAAAATTACATCTAAGGATTACCTAGATACAGCTttgataaataaaaatattgtgTGACATTTATGCATGCTCGACGAGCCCCGTCGTCTATTGTTTCCCCAACGATGGCATCGATGCGGCTTCTTGGTGATGATGCTTTGGTTTGAGATATCTGGTTATGACCCTCCCGCACTCTGGTGCTGTCTGCGAGACTGTGGCAGTCCTCCTCCTATTGCTCGTGATAACCTGTGCGTTGATTATGACATAACCTATGCTGCATAGCTTAATTCCTGTTTAGTGGTTTCAGTGACGTTGTGTTGTAATCATGTACTGTGTTTTTTGGTTTTCCTATGTTTTTGCTCCGGCAAGGTGTATTGTTCAGGCGAGGGTTTTCTCCGTTGATCTCTTAAAAAAACGTGGACAAGATATGAACAAAACCTTCTCAAACCTGCAGCAAGAACACAACAATCATTGAAAACAGCGCGGCCCCGCGTAGTAGCAGAGGGCCCATCATCTAGCAATAGTCTCAATCAATTGCATATTATCTTGAGTCCATTACAACCGAAAAACAATAGGTCTATCGGTGTAAAACCCATGGCAGCTTTCCGTTTCAGGcctcctttgattcaaaggattttcatATGAATTTTGAAAGCTTGAAATCCTTAGAAACTTTTCCTATTCGTAGAATTAAATCAAATATGAACTTTTTCTAAGGATTCATTTGTACTACATTCCATAGGAAAATTTacatccactccaacctcttgGAAAAAATCCTTTGGTccaatcaaacaaattttgATGCAAACAAATTCCTACAGAGCTCAAGTGGACATGACATTGCAATTCTACATTTTTCCTATTCTTTTGCTTTTCCAGTGCTACGAATAAAAGAGGCCCTCAAGTGTGTCGATCTTctacttgtattttttttatcgcTAAACCGTACAAAAGCAGCTGGATCTTTGttttaagaaaaagagaaaataaataagaaaactTAGATATCTATAGGTCCACACTCCATGTAGAGGCCGTCGTCGAAGAAGATCCAGCCGAAGGCGACCCAACAAATGAAGAACTGGCACGCGTATACGAGAAGGCGACCAGCGAACTCCTCGTGCACGCCCGCCACCAAGGCCACCGTCACGACGGGGAGGACCATCACCACAACCGAGATAAGGAGCTGCAAAATACGAGTACGCTCATGGTTGATTATACTGTATGGGATTcacatgaatatatatatacacacacatgccCGGCCGGCCACTGTATGTCTAGAAGCTGCAGCCGAATACCGTATATACGTACCTTGATGATCAAGCCGGTTCTGCCACAATGGACGACCTGGGGGCCGTCAAGATCATCCACCTGAGGAGCTGCTGGCAGAGCCGGAGGAACCGCGGGCCGCCGGAGCACGGGTGGTGGCCAGAGAggggtcggcgccggcgccggcgccggcggttgGTCGTCGACGATGTGGATGACGAACTCGGGCTCTTTATCCGGGCGGTCATCGTTGTCGGAGTCGGAGACCGCAGGGGCGCGGTCCGGCCGTGAGCTCACCTCTACGGCGGCCGCCATCGATCGCGCGATAGTAGACCAAATCCAAGTACGGGCTTTGCTTAGTTTTATTGCCACCTGGCCACCTTTACTTGATTGCTAGACGGCTTGCTAATTGGTATACGAATACGATAGAAGTATGTACAACCAGCCGTTCCTGTCTCAAAACGGACTTGGGGAAGTTGGAAGCTGGGAGGCTTCCGAACACACCACAGGCCACAGCCCAATAGCCCAGccaattttctcaaaaataaataaatatcgTACCCCCGTCCGATTCCCGCAACCACGAGCacctctctctcgcgcgcgcAGTCTCGCGTCTGCGTCCTCTCCCGATTCCCAAATTCCCAAATTCTTCTTCTGAaagaaccctagccgccagccACTCCGACGGACGACAGCGCGACGCCGCCTCGCCAACTCCAGCAACCGCCGGTGGCGCCACGCAGACGGCCGTTCCCTCTGACCCCGAGCTTCATTCTCTCCCGGTTCGACGATCCCTAGCCGCCAGGTCGGCGTCTCTTGCAGGAATCGTCGGCCGGCACCCGGCGGGAAGAACCCTCCTCCCCCGGATCTCTCCCCTTCGTCAAAGTCACAGCTCACGAGCCCCTGTCTTCATCTCTCGGGCCCCGGCGGCTGACGGGACGACCCAGGCAGACGGCTTCGGTTTGTCGTCCTCTGTTAGCATCTTTGCCACTGTAATTCTACTCTTCTGCAATCGTTGGCCATCATATTTGAAGGTATGACCTTGTTTTGATCCAGCGATTAGTTTAAATCTCATTTGTTTTTAGAATTTCAATTTCTAGATTGTACAGGTAGATCTGCTATAACATAAACCTGAAATGAACAGTTAGTTTATCCCGTTGCATTGTAGTATCTACCTTTCAGATAATGGCGTCGGAGAACGAGCGTCTCTCGGTTGCCGTTATGGCGGAAGACGCTGCCGATAGGGCCAAGAGGCTGATCCTCGCTCTCTATCAGTATGAAAACATTCTCGGTGCTGAGGTTGTAGCGAATGCTGTGACTGATGGCGCAAGGCTTGGCCTCATTGATGACGCAGTAGCTGGTCAGCTTACCACTATGAGCCGTAGTGACGCTGATATGTACGTTTCTGCTGCCGCCTCAGGTGCCGTGGCGGCCGTACTTCAAGCCATGGCTAATAGCCTTTCAGAAATTGGGATCAAAACTAACGTAAGTACATAAATTTAATTGATTTTTCTGAAGTTATGATTATTAATTCTGATTTTATGAATCCTAAAAAGGTTACATAAATCATTTATATTACAATAATTGTGGATTTTATCTGTAGCACGGATCATTTACTGCACACCGGGTCAAGCATGATGAAATTAATGTGGCTGCTGCCACCGGTATACAGGTAAGAGACAATACAACCATTTCTTTGATTATTCTTTAATACATTTAATGTtatcttctattttttttcatgaataCAATCCATACATTATATGTATGGATTTAACATCTTACATGAAAAGTGGAATCTATATTCACTTATggacattaaaaaaaacgTGAGCTAGTATTCTGAGTTAGGATTCTCTTAAGGGATTTTCATAAAATGCATTTAAGTGGATGTTTTTACCTCATCTGTTTATTTAAGGTCTAGTGGATCGTATTGAAAGTTTTCGTGTTTGCACTGAATAGAGGTTTTCACCTAATATATCGCCTTCAATTACACTAGTTTTTGTAAAATAATTATGATTATCATGTTGAGAAAGTTACTACAAAATACTTTCAATAAATTGTGAGATGTGGATCTTATATATTCATTCATCGTAACCTCTAAGTTACAGTGAAGACCATGTAAAATCTTGACTTTTAagtaattttaatttttttattcatgTACATTACTTCATTTTGTTTATTTAGTATGGAATTTAGTGCTACATTTTTGGTATAGATACTGGTTAAACctagtttttttaatataaatatttttgatGTTTCATAATGTATTCATGTCTTTTAATTGTGTCTACACACTCATAGACTAATAACCTAATATAATATATACACATACACACATACCAATTTGAATTACTCACAATGAATAATCTATCTTCAATATGTAAAAAGCTAATCGGAATTGTATATTGTATCTTATTGTTATTTCACTTTTGCAGAGAAACAACTCCTTGTTTAGCTACTTCATTCTGGCATTTTCTGTGGTGATGGCTATCGTTTCAGTATTTGTTGTTGTCTTTAGAGCTGTTTAGTAAGGCGGCCGTTTGAAAGGGAAACattgcccctgtatgggttttgatgaatgatgacaacatggttgaggaactaatgagttacacggagtgtttcaggttttagtttctcataagagttggtttaaccagcagttatgacccctaaaaattgaagtattggtactggcttgaagtatgaagaacggtgaagaacatgaagagtaccattcttcataggtcttttcGTAGCTTTtccttcacttgagtataggaacgccgtactattaagggggatttgaagtgtggagctggttcaggtgaaatctattcttcatgttcagcttaggcgaaaaccattttctgtgtgagtgtttttcgtcggagtgaagaatgaagcatttcagacttcacagaaacttccgcgtgaagtcttcactctgatttcaaatgtgtttaaAAAActgtcgctttcgtgcttgaccacctaatctaaccgttgtgagacaaagcgatgaagtgtgagctggagtcttaggaatcactttatccaacgagtcacaacggctagatcagccgtggccaaggctatataagatgACCCACTCCGAAGGagttcggtggtgatccctGGTGaattgttttgaagaacacttgataaaacccttagatctgaac
This is a stretch of genomic DNA from Brachypodium distachyon strain Bd21 chromosome 1, Brachypodium_distachyon_v3.0, whole genome shotgun sequence. It encodes these proteins:
- the LOC100829157 gene encoding uncharacterized protein LOC100829157; protein product: MASENERLSVAVMAEDAADRAKRLILALYQYENILGAEVVANAVTDGARLGLIDDAVAGQLTTMSRSDADMYVSAAASGAVAAVLQAMANSLSEIGIKTNHGSFTAHRVKHDEINVAAATGIQRNNSLFSYFILAFSVVMAIVSVFVVVFRAV